GTTACGCGGTGGCGGATGTGATGCTGCCCGCCTGCGTTACCTGCCACAACAACACCCCTGCAAGTCCGAAGAAAAACTGGAAGGTAGGTGACGTGCGTGGCGTGCTCGAAGCTCGTCGTGAAATCTCGCCACTCGCAATGACAATACAGACTGATCAACGACGCACATTTGGTCTGATCGGCAGCATGGCGACCCTTGGTCTTTTCGGTGTGGGCTTAGCATTCGTCAGGCAGCGTCGCGATGCCGGCAACTTGCGCCAGGTGGCCTCACGTTTGAGTGCCATGGATGCAGCCTCGCCATCGGGAACCTTCGTCACGGACGTAAATGGTTGCTGCGTGCATATGAATCAGGAATATCGCCGGATCACCGGCCATAAGGGCAGCGGGAGCGTCAACACCCTCTGGTACGCTAGCGTCCACCACGAAGACCGCGAACGCGTGCGCAAGCTATGGGATGAGGCCATACGAAACGGATACACATTTGCCACGGATTGTCGCTTCGTGGACGACAACGGATTGCACATATGGACGAGTTGCAAGGTCGCGCCGATGAAGGACGAGCATGGATTGATCGGCTATGCCGGCACGCTTGAAGACATCAGCGATCGCAAAAAAATAGAGCAGATGAAAAATGAGTTCGTCTCCACCGTTAGTCACGAACTGCGCACGCCGCTGACTTCCATCATGGGATCACTCGGTCTACTGGCTGGTGGTGTCAGTGGCGAACTGTCCGACAAGGCTAAGACCCTGGTGGAGATCGCCCACAATAACAGCGAACGACTAGTACGCCTCATCAACGACATTCTCGATATCGAAAAAATCGAATCGGGCCGCATGCGCTTCGAACTGGTGCCTGCCCCATTGCTGCCGCTGGTCGAACAGGCTATCGCCGCCAACAAAGCCTACGCGGCACAATTCGACGTCACCTTTAGTCTCGATGTACAAGACCCGATTGCATGCGCAAAGGTCGATGCCGACCGTCTGATTCAGGTGATGACCAATCTGATGGGCAATGCCGCCAAATTCGCGCCCGCCGGCACGACGGTAGAATTGTGCCTGACGAGCCACCAGGACAAGCTTCACTTTAGCGTCACGGATCATGGACCCGGCATTCCCAAGGATTTTCGCGACAAAATTTTCGCGAAATTTTCGCAGGCCGATTCATCCGATACACGCCAGAAAGGTGGGACCGGGCTTGGCCTGTCCATTTCCAAAGCGATTATCGAAGCGATGAATGGCGACATCGGATTCGAGACAACCGAAGGCCAGGGCACCACGTTCTATTTCGAACTACCTAAATGGTCCGAGTCACTCGAAGTGCGTGATCCATCCGCGGTCGAGTATAAGACCTTGCATCGCAGCAAGGTTCTTGTCGTCGAGGATGATCACGATGTCGCGACGCTGCTAGTAATGATGTTGGAACGTGCCGGCTACGAAGCCGTGCCTGCCTACGATGCAGCCTCGGCGCG
The sequence above is a segment of the Dyella sp. M7H15-1 genome. Coding sequences within it:
- a CDS encoding ATP-binding protein, with product MDNEQSNAATKPQTTLARLREKLLDHTILLLALLVASITGAALWYLHSQQQRIVSSLAEQGAKQELTTMEQVRAMYTTEVVDKMRGHDITVTHDHLDQPNTIPLPATLTIELGNRINSQNTGLQLRLYSDYPFPWRKDGGPHDTFERDALVALRKNPNLQFIRLEDVNGKPMLRYAVADVMLPACVTCHNNTPASPKKNWKVGDVRGVLEARREISPLAMTIQTDQRRTFGLIGSMATLGLFGVGLAFVRQRRDAGNLRQVASRLSAMDAASPSGTFVTDVNGCCVHMNQEYRRITGHKGSGSVNTLWYASVHHEDRERVRKLWDEAIRNGYTFATDCRFVDDNGLHIWTSCKVAPMKDEHGLIGYAGTLEDISDRKKIEQMKNEFVSTVSHELRTPLTSIMGSLGLLAGGVSGELSDKAKTLVEIAHNNSERLVRLINDILDIEKIESGRMRFELVPAPLLPLVEQAIAANKAYAAQFDVTFSLDVQDPIACAKVDADRLIQVMTNLMGNAAKFAPAGTTVELCLTSHQDKLHFSVTDHGPGIPKDFRDKIFAKFSQADSSDTRQKGGTGLGLSISKAIIEAMNGDIGFETTEGQGTTFYFELPKWSESLEVRDPSAVEYKTLHRSKVLVVEDDHDVATLLVMMLERAGYEAVPAYDAASARRMLAEGCYSAMTLDLKLPDVDGRTFMKELHDDPATKNLAIIVVSGHLRRQVRQSNGNGNDLGVVDWIAKPINESNLLQAIKKTTRNQANGKTRVLHVEDDIDLRHIVSSLCEDVAEFDSASNFAEAADMLAKQRYGLIILDLELPDQSGWDLLPIIDKQVPHPSVLVFSGTELSHEESIRVTAALVKSHATNPELLDTVRHLTDSAGTNEA